Proteins encoded by one window of Canis lupus dingo isolate Sandy chromosome 10, ASM325472v2, whole genome shotgun sequence:
- the GLS2 gene encoding glutaminase liver isoform, mitochondrial isoform X5: MRSLRALQEALSGAGAQCRLGGWGRPSRSPLLGGGVRHHLSEAAALGRETPHSHQPQRQDHDSSESGMLSRLGDLLFYTIAEGQERIPIHKFTTALKATGLQTSDPRLRDCMSQMRRMVRESSSGGLLDRDLFQKCVSSNIVLLTQAFRKKFVIPDFEEFTSHVDRIFEDAKELTGGKVAAYIPQLAKSNPDLWGVSLCTVDGQRHSVGHTKIPFCLQSCVKPLTYAISISTLGTEYVHKFVGKEPSGLRYNKLSLNEEGIPHNPMVNAGAIVVSSLIKMDCNKAEKFDFVLQYLNKMAGNEYIGFSNATFQSEKETGDRNYAIGYYLKEKKCFPKGVDMMAALDLYFQLCSVEVTCESGSVMAATLANGGICPITGESVLSAEAVRNTLSLMHSCGMYDFSGQFAFHVGLPAKSAVSGAILLVVPNVMGMMCLSPPLDKLGNSHRGISFCQKLVSLFNFHNYDNLRHCARKLDPRREGGEVRNKTVVNLLFAAYSGDVSALRRYQINNENSPGQRSHYESTQQNSLPCQPWTWNRKTMIPAQPCMLLRLKDTLKLLNS; encoded by the exons ATGCGCTCCCTCAGGGCTCTGCAGGAGGCGCTGAGCGGGGCCGGCGCTCAGTGCCggctgggaggctggggccgCCCGAGCCGGAGCCCTCTCCTTGGCGGGGGCGTCCGGCACCACCTCAGTGAGGCCGCGGCGCTGGGCAGGGAGACGCCGCACAGCCACCAGCCGCAGCGCCAGGATCA TGATTCATCAGAGAGTGGCATGCTATCCCGCCTGGGTGATCTCCTCTTCTACACTATTGCTGAAGGACAGGAACGAATCCCCATCCACAAGTTCACTACT GCACTGAAGGCCACTGGACTGCAGACATCAGATCCCCGGCTCCGGGACTGCATGAGCCAGATGCGCCGCATGGTTCGAGAGTCCAGCAGTGGTGGCCTCTTGGACCGAGATCTCTTCCAAAA GTGTGTGAGCAGCAACATTGTGCTCCTGACCCAGGCATTCCGAAAGAAGTTTGTCATTCCTGATTTTGAGGAGTTCACGAGCCATGTGGATCGCATCTTTGAGGATGCCAAAGAGCTCACTGGAGGCAAA GTGGCAGCTTATATCCCTCAGCTGGCCAAGTCCAATCCAGACCTGTGGGGCGTCTCCTTGTGCACTGTGGATGGTCAACG GCACTCCGTGGGCCACACAAAGATTCCCTTCTGCCTGCAGTCCTGTGTGAAGCCCCTCACCTATGCTATCTCCATAAGCACCCTAGGGACTGAGTACGTGCACAAGTTTGTGGGCAAGGAGCCCAGTGGCCTACGCTACAACAAGCTGTCCCTCAATGAGGAAG GAATCCCCCATAACCCCATGGTCAATGCTGGTGCCATTGTCGTGAGCTCCCTGATCAAG aTGGACTGTAACAAAGCAGAGAAGTTTGATTTT gtGTTACAGTATCTGAACAAAATGGCTGGGAACGAATACATAGGTTTCAGCAATGCCAC ATTCcagtcagagaaggaaacaggggATCGGAATTATGCCATCGGCTATTAtctaaaggaaaagaag TGCTTTCCTAAGGGGGTGGACATGATGGCTGCTCTTGATCTCTATTTCCAG CTGTGCTCTGTGGAGGTGACCTGTGAGTCGGGCAGCGTCATGGCAGCCACCCTGGCCAACGGCGGGATCTGCCCCATCACGGGGGAGAGCGTCCTGAGTGCTGAAGCAGTGCGCAACACCCTCAGCCTCATGCACTCCTGTGGCATGTATGACTTCTCGGGCCAGTTTGCCTTCCAC GTGGGCCTGCCGGCCAAGTCAGCTGTGTCAGGAGCCATCCTCCTAGTGGTACCCAATGTCATGGGAATGATGTGTCTGTCACCTCCACTGGACAAGCTAGGGAACAGCCATAGGGGCATCAGCTTCTGCCAG AAGCTGGTATCTCTTTTCAATTTCCACAACTACGACAACCTGAGGCACTGTGCTCGGAAGTTAGACCCACGGCGTGAAGGGGGAGAAGTTCGG AACAAGACTGTGGTGAACCTGTTATTTGCTGCCTATAGTGGAGATGTCTCAGCTCTTCGAAGGTAccaaataaacaatgaaaatagtCCTGGTCAGAGATCTCATTATGAGTCAACACAGCAAAATA GTTTGCCTTGTCAGCCATGGACATGGAACAGAAAGACTATGATTCCCGCACAGCCCTGCATGTTGCTGCGGCTGAAG GACACATTGAAGTTGTTAAATTCCTGA